In one window of Helianthus annuus cultivar XRQ/B chromosome 17, HanXRQr2.0-SUNRISE, whole genome shotgun sequence DNA:
- the LOC110922737 gene encoding probable alpha,alpha-trehalose-phosphate synthase [UDP-forming] 7, with the protein MISKSYANLLDLANGNFPAMEEPRRKVFPRTMTVAGVLSEIDDDQARSVSSDALSAVTADRLIVVANQLPLKATRVTDEKTGELLWDFKWDESSLYWHIKDGLPDEMEVIYVGSLKAEIDPSEQDDVSQMLLEKFKCVPAFLPPSILDKYYHGFCKQYLWPLFHYRLPFSGGNGGRFDRGLWEAYVSANKIFAQKVIEVINPDDDYVWIHDYHLMVLPTFLRRHFNRLRMGFFLHSPFPSSEIYRTVPVREEILKALLNADLVGFHTFDYARHFLSCCSRMLGLEYQSKRGYIGLEYYGRTIGVKIMPSGIHMGQMESVLKDSCKQSKVRELEQEYAGKMVLLGVDDMDTFKGVNLKVLAMEQMLKSHRSLLGHAVLVQILNPARGKGRDVAEIEAEIRSSSERINQELGTPGYMPIVLIDKPLSLSEKAAYYTISEAAIVTAIRDGMNLTPYEYVVCRQGISGSDASNSPQKSMLVVSEFVGCSPSLSGAIRVNPWDVDASAEAMYEAISISDFEKQMRHEKHYKYVSTHDVAYWARSFFQDLERTCVDHFRSRCWGIGLSFGFRVVALDPMFRKLTSDVIMDAYERAQNRAILLDYDGTVMPQSSIDKRPSAEVISIINRLCSDPKNTVFVVSGRGKEDLAKWFAPCERLGIAAEHGYFMRWLADEDWQTHAQNASFGWMHMAEPVMRLYTESTDGSSIERKESALVWHFQDADTAFGSAQAKEMLDHLESVLANEPVVVKSGQYIIEVKPQGVTKGSVAQKIFESMFRKERRADFVLCVGDDRSDEDMFVMIGDSIKADVIVNNKSVFACTVGQKPSRAEYYLDDTVEVINMLENLGDLSGSEDSDS; encoded by the exons ATGATATCGAAATCGTATGCGAATCTGTTAGATCTAGCAAATGGGAATTTTCCGGCAATGGAGGAGCCTCGCCGGAAGGTGTTCCCCCGGACAATGACGGTGGCCGGAGTTTTATCAGAGATTGATGATGATCAAGCTCGTAGTGTGTCGTCAGATGCTCTGTCTGCGGTAACCGCGGATAGGTTGATTGTTGTGGCGAATCAGTTGCCGTTGAAAGCGACCCGGGTAACTGATGAGAAGACCGGAGAATTGTTGTGGGATTTTAAATGGGACGAGAGTTCGTTGTATTGGCATATTAAGGATGGGCTGCCGGACGAAATGGAGGTTATTTATGTCGGTTCGTTAAAGGCGGAAATCGACCCGAGTGAACAGGATGATGTTTCACAGATGTTGTTAGAGAAGTTTAAATGTGTGCCCGCGTTTCTCCCGCCATCGATTTTGGATAAGTATTATCATGGGTTTTGTAAGCAGTATTTGTGGCCGTTGTTTCATTACCGGCTGCCGTTTTCTGGGGGAAATGGCGGTCGGTTTGATCGAGGTTTATGGGAAGCTTATGTGTCTGCGAATAAGATATTCGCGCAGAAGGTGATAGAAGTGATAAACCCTGATGATGATTATGTTTGGATTCATGATTATCATTTAATGGTGCTTCCGACGTTCTTGAGAAGACATTTTAATCGGCTGCGGATGGGGTTTTTTCTGCATAGCCCTTTCCCGTCGTCGGAAATCTATAGAACAGTGCCGGTGAGGGAGGAGATCTTGAAGGCGCTTCTGAATGCTGATCTTGTTGGTTTTCACACTTTTGATTATGCGCGCCATTTTCTCTCGTGTTGTAGTAGGATGCTTGGTTTGGAGTACCAGTCGAAACGGGGCTATATCGGATTGGAATACTACGGGAGGACGATTGGGGTTAAGATTATGCCAAGTGGGATCCACATGGGTCAGATGGAGTCTGTGTTGAAGGATTCGTGTAAACAATCAAAGGTTCGAGAGCTTGAACAAGAATATGCAGGAAAAATGGTGCTTCTTGGTGTTGATGATATGGATACGTTTAAAGGGGTGAATCTTAAGGTTTTGGCAATGGAACAGATGCTCAAGTCTCATCGTAGCTTGCTCGGGCATGCGGTTTTAGTCCAAATCTTGAATCCGGCTCGTGGCAAAGGGCGGGATGTGGCGGAGATCGAGGCGGAGATAAGATCTAGCTCCGAAAGAATCAATCAAGAAttaggaactccgggctacatgCCTATTGTGCTTATCGATAAACCACTTAGTTTATCCGAAAAGGCGGCGTATTATACCATCTCTGAGGCTGCAATAGTGACAGCTATCCGCGATGGTATGAATCTCACTCCATACGAGTATGTTGTTTGTAGGCAAGGGATCTCGGGTTCCGATGCTTCAAATTCTCCCCAAAAGAGCATGCTAGTGGTGTCGGAATTTGTCGGGTGTTCACCTTCTTTAAGTGGTGCAATACGGGTCAACCCATGGGACGTGGATGCATCAGCGGAAGCTATGTACGAGGCTATCTCAATTTCAGATTTTGAAAAACAGATGCGTCACGAAAAGCATTATAAATACGTTAGCACCCACGATGTCGCGTATTGGGCACGCAGCTTCTTTCAAGATTTGGAGAGAACTTGTGTTGACCATTTCAGGAGTCGGTGTTGGGGTATAGGATTGAGCTTTGGATTTAGAGTCGTGGCTCTTGACCCGATGTTCAGAAAGTTGACCAGTGATGTGATTATGGATGCGTACGAACGTGCTCAAAATCGCGCGATCTTGTTGGACTATGATGGAACTGTCATGCCACAATCATCAATTGACAAACGTCCTAGTGCCGAGGTTATTTCCATTATCAACAGACTATGTAGTGATCCTAAGAATACAGTGTTTGTTGTCAGTGGACGAGGTAAAGAAGATCTTGCCAAATGGTTCGCTCCTTGTGAGAGGCTCGGCATTGCAGCCGAACATGGTTACTTTATGAG GTGGTTAGCTGATGAAGATTGGCAAACACATGCACAAAATGCAAGCTTTGGATGGATGCATATGGCGGAGCCGGTAATGAGATTATACACAGAATCCACTGATGGTTCTTCCATTGAACGCAAAGAAAGTGCACTGGTTTGGCACTTTCAGGATGCCGACACAGCTTTCGGCTCGGCCCAGGCTAAAGAAATGTTAGATCATCTTGAAAGCGTGCTTGCTAACGAACCCGTGGTTGTAAAAAGCGGTCAATACATTATAGAAGTCAAACCACAG GGTGTGACTAAAGGTTCGGTTGCACAGAAGATCTTCGAGTCGATGTTTAGAAAAGAAAGACGGGCCGATTTTGTACTTTGTGTTGGGGACGATAGAAGTGATGAAGATATGTTTGTGATGATCGGTGATTCAATAAAAGCGGATGTGATCGTTAACAACAAATCGGTGTTTGCGTGCACGGTCGGACAGAAACCGAGTAGAGCCGAGTACTATTTGGATGACACGGTGGAAGTTATAAACATGCTTGAGAATCTTGGAGATCTTTCAGGGTCAGAAGATTCTGATTCTTGA
- the LOC110923437 gene encoding protein transport protein Sec61 subunit alpha, whose protein sequence is MGGGFRVLHLVRPFLSFLPEVQSADRKVPFREKVIYTVISLFIFLVCSQLPLYGIHSTTGADPFYWMRVILASNRGTVMELGITPIVTSGLVMQLLAGSKIIEVDNNVREDRALLNGAQKLLGILIAVGEAVAYVLSGMYGSVGQLGVGNAILIIVQLCFAGIIVICLDELLQKGYGLGSGISLFIATNICESIIWKAFSPTTINSGRGAEFEGAVIALFHLLITRSDKVRALREAFYRQNLPNVTNLLATVLIFLIVIYFQGFRVVLPVRSKNARGQQGSYPIKLFYTSNMPIILQSALVSNLYFISQLLHRKYSGNFLVNLLGKWKESEYSGQSVPVGGLAYYVTAPSSLADMAANPFHALFYLVFMLTACALFSKTWIEVSGSSAKDVAKQLKEQQMVMPGHRDSNLQKELNRYIPTAAAFGGMCIGALTVLADFMGAIGSGTGILLAVTIIYQYFETFEKEKASELGLFGF, encoded by the exons ATGGGAGGTGGTTTTCGAGTGCTACATCTGGTCAGGCCGTTTCTTTCCTTTTTACCGGAAGTGCAAAGTGCAGACAGGAAGGTTCCCTTCAGAGAGAAAGTCATATACACTGTCATCTCTCTTTTCATCTTTCTGGTGTGCAGCCAGCTTCCTCTGTATGGCATACATTCAACAACGGGTGCAGACCCTTTCTATTGGATGCGTGTTATTCTGGCCTCAAACCGTGGGACCGTCATGGAACTTGGTATTACCCCTATTGTGACTTCTGGGTTGGTTATGCAGCTGTTAGCTGGGTCCAAAATCATCGAAGTTGACAACAATGTTCGTGAAGATCGTGCACTATT GAATGGTGCGCAGAAGTTGTTGGGTATCTTGATTGCGGTTGGTGAGGCTGTTGCGTATGTTCTGTCCGGAATGTACGGCAGTGTAGGTCAACTTGGTGTTGGAAATGCTATTCTTATTATCGTTCAACTATGTTTCGCTGGGATTATCGTCATATGTTTGGATGAACTTCTTCAAAAAGGATATGGTTTAGGCTCCGGTATTTCATTGTTCATAGCTACCAATATCTG TGAAAGCATTATCTGGAAAGCGTTCAGCCCTACGACAATTAACAGCGGGCGTGGTGCTGAGTTTGAGGGTGCGGTTATTGCGCTGTTTCATCTTCTGATCACTAGATCGGATAAAGTCAGAGCACTTCGGGAAGCTTTCTATCGGCAGAATCTACCTAATGTGACTAATTTACTTGCTACTGTTTTGATCTTCCTCATTGTCATCTACTTCCAAGGCTTCCGTGTCGTTTTGCCTGTGAGGTCCAAGAATGCCCGTGGGCAACAAGGATCTTACCCCATTAAGTTGTTCTATACTTCCAACATGCCTATTATTCTTCAGTCTGCACTTGTGTCCAACCTTTACTTCATCTCTCAG TTGCTGCACAGAAAGTACAGCGGGAATTTCTTGGTTAACTTGTTGGGAAAGTGGAAGGAGTCTGAATACTCGGGCCAGTCGGTTCCAGTTGGTGGTCTTGCTTACTATGTTACTGCACCTTCGAG CCTGGCAGACATGGCAGCCAATCCCTTTCATGCTCTTTTCTACCTGGTCTTCATGCTAACAGCATGTGCACTCTTCTCTAAAACCTGGATCGAAGTTTCTGGTTCTTCCGCAAAGGATGTTGCCAAGCAACTTAAG GAGCAACAAATGGTGATGCCGGGGCATCGGGACTCGAACCTTCAGAAGGAACTAAACAGGTACATCCCAACAGCGGCTGCATTTGGAGGAATGTGCATTGGTGCATTGACGGTTTTGGCAGATTTCATGGGAGCCATAGGGTCCGGTACTGGGATATTGCTAGCAGTTACAATCATATATCAGTACTTCGAGACATTTGAGAAGGAGAAGGCCAGTGAACTTGGTTTATTCGGGTTTTAA